One genomic window of Candidatus Shapirobacteria bacterium includes the following:
- a CDS encoding NUDIX domain-containing protein, producing MEDQITIIKDNLYYDERSAGGLVYKIENGKTLWLLIKTISGAKKNGQKAIHKFPKGHLQRDEFLKQAALREVEEEGQVKAKIVSKIGSNNYIIWDKLRKKKIIKKVTFFLMEYAGQSNLKHYDTEMVLDREWLQYDDACEKLAYDSEKVLLKRARIKLEELQKKSR from the coding sequence ATGGAAGATCAAATAACAATTATTAAAGATAACCTTTATTACGACGAGAGATCGGCGGGGGGCTTGGTCTACAAAATTGAAAACGGAAAGACTCTGTGGCTTTTGATAAAAACCATAAGCGGGGCCAAAAAAAACGGGCAAAAAGCAATTCATAAGTTCCCAAAAGGCCATTTGCAGAGAGATGAGTTTTTAAAACAAGCGGCATTAAGAGAGGTGGAGGAAGAGGGACAGGTTAAGGCGAAAATTGTCTCGAAAATTGGCTCAAATAATTACATAATCTGGGACAAGCTCCGAAAGAAAAAAATTATAAAAAAGGTAACGTTTTTTTTGATGGAGTACGCGGGGCAAAGCAATCTCAAGCATTACGATACAGAAATGGTGCTGGATCGGGAGTGGCTACAGTATGATGATGCTTGTGAAAAATTGGCATATGATTCGGAAAAAGTTTTGCTGAAAAGAGCCAGGATAAAACTTGAGGAGTTACAGAAAAAAAGCAGGTGA
- a CDS encoding HEAT repeat domain-containing protein: MPKSFDDLLDKDQIKERLVTVVDAELADKISEKFWRLDSFANLISIPFFLNFLVDFLKETRLKGTFSKYDFYGYLLRKVSGGGEFLDKLTQLALVVELHQVNEFDPTGFSGILNGLGINSEDLERTGLIEKDKRDEKDVIGFCHHTISEFLVANFLFGQDDFIDKLEKFALVKDDKNVLAIAFSWYGVIRFLLDSDKSIEVRNWLLKLVEGNKELVDDGFCNAITSVESKDLSQKEKKYIFDLVYDTYQGKKVWLPIWTRVGLPNFCGKDSYEKLKVDVQNGSGTESDVLVRKGTAVDIVARLMESNSPLIAGSEKEWWKEKLVDLANDGNDNGVVQRHALTALATYHDVGLIPRLGRCLSHKDNLVREAFIQFCSETNPNDETTINLLVKGIVEKGTDIYSRHGFYQITSKEGVKVFLKHLVNSSHFLKKFLDKESIFNSKDKNSDEVIVKRIEEFTDTEIIGQLKQIIKNSFEQGEIYDQGRSYFLKRLALVTGINYPEYIFELIERIRESDGDKWGLAYDYSDLFSWLITTENVTEFYKRLSGINERCKRLAEKVIYGTRYGDEAVYKTAVKNRLVTKIEDLEDHVQNRDRDGEILKEFRQFLGTDSDKKYFPSVFEYFVQNQKLITSKWTKQEKERLKKLVINEGLEKIDPKNIVVKIQKSEGGRANQYNISRVASYFGDVVRTAIVLGLNLNKYRQKIINFIPFAYSDDRQAISEVVDQIEDKDLAWVNQAYADKTGDIRYFLPDSYIYLVRDYREKGCELGSAKEILLSFAIDGGLSNQDRRYAVETLGEMVDQSDLEIKDELEKDLGSEEVNKVAMDVLIAVFKDDRAIKERIGQIKAWSTEAEKYAVPESGVCHSVSSVEEEMDGMSLAQPLMKMGDDRYKNEFIGLLNYSVEILKDDEKKEVLWTYVNYLWRTVIGYFNGLENKNFEIIGELEDWLVKNRDVDKVNWFEGRLVTLKQSYIEESSKKTTSKALRIITEIYGHIHD; this comes from the coding sequence ATGCCAAAATCATTTGACGATTTATTAGATAAAGACCAAATTAAAGAGAGACTGGTAACTGTGGTGGATGCGGAATTGGCTGACAAGATCTCCGAGAAGTTTTGGAGACTGGATTCTTTTGCTAACTTGATTTCAATTCCCTTTTTTTTAAACTTTTTGGTTGATTTTCTAAAGGAAACGAGGCTAAAGGGCACATTTAGTAAATATGACTTTTACGGATATCTACTTAGAAAAGTGTCTGGTGGCGGTGAATTTTTAGATAAATTAACACAGCTCGCTTTGGTCGTGGAACTGCACCAGGTTAATGAGTTTGACCCGACTGGATTTAGTGGAATACTAAACGGCCTTGGAATCAATTCGGAAGATTTAGAGCGGACTGGTTTAATAGAAAAAGACAAAAGGGATGAAAAAGATGTGATCGGTTTTTGCCACCATACAATTTCCGAATTTTTAGTAGCTAACTTTTTGTTCGGACAGGACGATTTTATCGATAAGTTGGAAAAATTTGCTTTGGTTAAAGATGATAAAAATGTATTGGCGATTGCCTTTTCTTGGTATGGGGTAATTAGGTTCTTATTAGACAGCGACAAAAGCATTGAGGTCCGAAATTGGCTGTTAAAACTGGTGGAGGGCAATAAAGAGTTGGTTGATGATGGTTTTTGTAATGCGATTACTTCTGTTGAATCTAAAGATTTATCCCAAAAAGAGAAAAAATATATTTTTGACCTGGTTTATGATACTTATCAGGGTAAAAAGGTATGGTTGCCAATTTGGACCAGAGTCGGGTTGCCTAATTTTTGCGGAAAAGACAGCTATGAGAAGCTCAAGGTTGATGTTCAAAATGGTAGTGGAACAGAAAGTGATGTCTTGGTGAGAAAAGGAACGGCAGTAGATATAGTTGCCAGATTAATGGAAAGCAATTCCCCTCTCATCGCCGGTAGTGAAAAAGAATGGTGGAAAGAAAAGTTGGTTGACCTCGCCAACGATGGTAATGACAATGGGGTGGTCCAGAGACACGCTTTGACAGCGTTGGCAACTTATCATGACGTGGGTCTCATACCAAGACTGGGGAGATGTCTTAGCCACAAGGATAACCTGGTGAGGGAGGCGTTTATTCAATTTTGCTCGGAGACTAATCCTAACGATGAGACAACAATCAATCTGTTAGTGAAGGGAATTGTAGAGAAAGGAACGGATATTTACTCGCGACACGGATTTTACCAAATTACATCAAAAGAAGGGGTAAAAGTATTTTTAAAACACCTGGTTAATAGTTCTCATTTCCTGAAAAAGTTCCTAGATAAGGAAAGTATTTTTAATAGTAAAGACAAAAACTCAGATGAGGTTATTGTTAAAAGAATCGAAGAGTTTACAGATACCGAGATTATTGGGCAACTTAAGCAAATTATTAAAAACTCCTTTGAACAGGGTGAAATATATGATCAGGGACGGTCATATTTTCTCAAGAGACTAGCTTTAGTTACAGGAATAAATTACCCAGAGTATATTTTTGAACTGATTGAAAGGATTAGGGAAAGTGACGGGGATAAATGGGGATTAGCATACGATTATAGTGATCTTTTTTCTTGGCTGATAACCACAGAAAATGTAACGGAATTTTATAAACGGCTTAGTGGTATCAATGAACGTTGTAAAAGGCTCGCAGAAAAGGTGATATATGGCACTAGGTACGGAGACGAGGCTGTCTATAAGACAGCTGTCAAAAATAGACTGGTAACTAAGATAGAGGACCTTGAGGATCATGTACAGAACCGTGACAGAGATGGAGAAATTCTTAAAGAATTTCGACAGTTTTTGGGGACCGATAGTGACAAAAAATATTTTCCGTCAGTATTTGAGTATTTTGTCCAAAACCAGAAACTGATCACATCGAAATGGACGAAGCAAGAAAAGGAACGATTAAAAAAATTGGTAATAAATGAAGGGCTTGAGAAGATTGATCCTAAAAATATTGTAGTAAAAATTCAAAAGAGTGAAGGCGGTAGGGCTAATCAGTACAATATTTCAAGAGTGGCGTCATATTTTGGAGACGTGGTAAGGACAGCAATAGTATTAGGATTAAACCTTAATAAATACAGACAAAAGATTATCAACTTTATCCCATTTGCCTATTCCGACGATAGGCAGGCAATAAGTGAAGTTGTTGATCAAATAGAAGATAAAGATTTGGCGTGGGTCAACCAAGCCTATGCTGATAAAACTGGCGATATTAGGTATTTTTTACCGGACTCATATATATATTTAGTTCGAGACTATCGGGAGAAAGGTTGCGAACTTGGTTCAGCAAAAGAGATACTATTGTCTTTTGCTATAGACGGTGGATTGAGCAACCAGGACAGAAGGTATGCGGTTGAAACACTAGGGGAAATGGTGGACCAAAGTGATTTAGAGATCAAGGATGAACTCGAAAAGGATTTAGGGTCAGAAGAAGTTAATAAAGTAGCAATGGATGTATTAATTGCAGTATTTAAAGATGATAGAGCGATAAAAGAAAGAATCGGACAGATTAAGGCATGGTCAACAGAAGCAGAAAAATACGCAGTACCAGAATCGGGGGTTTGTCATTCAGTGTCTTCTGTTGAAGAAGAAATGGATGGAATGTCTTTAGCACAACCACTAATGAAAATGGGTGACGATCGGTACAAAAATGAATTTATCGGTCTTTTAAATTATTCAGTTGAAATATTAAAAGATGATGAGAAAAAGGAAGTTTTGTGGACCTATGTGAATTACTTATGGAGAACCGTTATTGGATATTTTAACGGATTAGAGAACAAAAACTTTGAGATTATCGGGGAATTGGAGGACTGGTTAGTCAAAAACAGAGACGTTGATAAGGTTAACTGGTTCGAAGGGAGATTGGTCACACTAAAGCAGTCCTACATAGAAGAAAGTAGTAAAAAAACCACTAGTAAAGCATTACGAATTATCACAGAAATATATGGCCATATTCATGACTGA
- a CDS encoding ATP-binding protein — protein MTDKDGHNAELRSDREYQPYPSTANEKSITEEHVLRDDRPIPTRPVCRVESVDEIYGKVVAFSTGQGQENPLTESDNQSAETENDTIKGEEDRCMEFKSSLRWDYHQSKVNTELELEVIIEMAAFLNTKGGQVIIGVNDEGCILGLDNDFKTLGKKQNRDGFGLQLDNLISNFLGGGVYPYITLEFQQKNEKDICIIRAKRCNHEVYVGKDRDFYIRRFKSKVKLNSEEAHRYINENWR, from the coding sequence ATGACTGACAAAGATGGCCACAATGCTGAATTGAGGTCTGACCGAGAGTATCAACCTTATCCTTCTACCGCCAATGAGAAGAGTATAACTGAAGAGCATGTTTTGCGAGATGACCGCCCGATTCCAACACGACCTGTATGTAGAGTGGAGAGTGTCGACGAAATTTACGGCAAGGTTGTCGCGTTCAGTACCGGACAAGGCCAGGAAAATCCATTGACTGAAAGCGATAATCAGAGTGCAGAAACTGAGAACGATACCATCAAAGGGGAGGAAGATCGTTGTATGGAGTTTAAATCTTCCCTAAGGTGGGATTACCACCAAAGTAAAGTGAACACAGAACTTGAGCTTGAGGTTATTATAGAGATGGCCGCTTTTCTAAATACTAAAGGAGGACAGGTTATAATTGGGGTGAATGATGAAGGGTGTATTCTAGGACTTGATAACGACTTTAAAACTTTAGGAAAAAAGCAAAATAGAGATGGTTTTGGGCTTCAATTGGATAATCTTATCAGTAATTTTTTGGGTGGCGGAGTTTATCCGTACATAACGCTGGAATTCCAACAAAAGAATGAAAAAGATATTTGTATAATAAGAGCCAAAAGATGTAACCATGAAGTTTATGTAGGAAAAGATAGGGATTTTTATATTAGACGGTTTAAATCCAAGGTGAAATTAAATAGCGAAGAAGCACATCGATATATTAATGAAAATTGGAGGTAA